A region of Salvelinus alpinus chromosome 24, SLU_Salpinus.1, whole genome shotgun sequence DNA encodes the following proteins:
- the LOC139551749 gene encoding dnaJ homolog subfamily B member 5-like, whose protein sequence is MVLIWTQFGVKTKNGKCKVRVMNRNDSSGSSSGENQKDQEVPVLSRPMGKDFYKVLGVESDSNEDDIKKAYRKMALKFHPDKNSAADAADKFKEIAEAYEILTDSKKRVIYDQFGEEGLKNGGGVSMAGKENNPHHYSYHGDAHETFSTFFQGSDHFDIFFGPDGEEELFKPFNHFTFSKGDGYHGNYGPNGEKLRGGRRQGVAVVHDLLVTLEEVFHGCSKHMKITRHRLNPDGRSLRTEDKVLNVVVKKGWKEGTKITFPREGDETANSIPADVAFVLKDKKHPHYKRDGSNLVYTAKITLKEALCGCTVNVPTLDNRTMPLPCSDVIKPGAIRRLRGEGLPHAKTPTTRGDLVVEFQVAFPDRIPPQSKEIIKHSLIGC, encoded by the exons ATGGTTCTGATCTGGACCCAGTTTGGAGTGAAAACCAAAAATGGAAAGTGCAAGGTCCGCGTTATGAACAGGAATGACAGCTCGGGCTCTTCATCAGGG GAGAACCAGAAGGACCAAGAGGTTCCCGTTCTGTCCAGGCCTATGGGGAAGGATTTCTACAAGGTCCTGGGCGTCGAGTCTGACTCCAACGAAGACGACATCAAGAAGGCGTACAGGAAGATGGCCCTGAAGTTTCACCCCGACAAGAACAGCGCTGCGGACGCCGCGGACAAGTTTAAGGAGATTGCAGAAGCTTATGAGATTCTGACCGACTCCAAGAAAAGAGTCATCTATGATCAGTTTGGAGAAGAAG GTCTCAAGAACGGAGGCGGGGTGTCCATGGCAGGCAAAGAGAACAACCCCCATCACTATAGTTACCACGGCGATGCCCACGAGACCTTCTCAACATTCTTCCAGGGCTCCGACCACTTCGACATCTTCTTCGGGCCCGACGGCGAGGAGGAGCTTTTCAAACCCTTTAACCATTTCACCTTCAGTAAAGGTGACGGTTACCATGGTAACTACGGCCCCAACGGCGAGAAACTTCGGGGCGGGCGACGGCAGGGCGTGGCGGTGGTGCACGACCTCCTGGTGACCCTGGAAGAGGTGTTCCACGGCTGCTCTAAGCACATGAAGATCACGCGGCACCGCCTCAACCCAGACGGCCGCAGCCTTCGCACTGAGGACAAGGTCCTGAACGTGGTGGTGAAaaagggatggaaggagggtaCCAAGATCACCTTTCCCAGAGAGGGTGATGAGACGGCCAATAGCATACCCGCCGACGTGGCCTTCGTCCTCAAGGACAAGAAACACCCCCACTACAAGAGGGACGGGTCCAACTTAGTCTATACGGCAAAGATCACCCTCAAAGAA GCTCTATGTGGATGCACAGTCAACGTCCCCACCCTCGACAACAGGACGATGCCACTACCGTGCAGTGACGTCATCAAGCCCGGCGCCATCCGGCGGCTGAGGGGCGAGGGGCTGCCCCACGCCAAGACCCCCACCACACGTGGCGACCTGGTGGTGGAGTTCCAGGTGGCCTTCCCTGACAGGATCCCTCCCCAGTCCAAAGAGATCATCAAACACAGCCTCATTGGGTGCTAA